From Algoriphagus sp. NG3, the proteins below share one genomic window:
- a CDS encoding response regulator transcription factor codes for MDILIIEDDPILNSNISEALKAEGFLTYQFYDGLLAEKSLRQRVYDCIILDISLPGKNGFDLCKEFRTFNTSSPVIILTAFSELEDKIKGYEAGADDYLGKPFFMRELVLRVNSLLKRAGSKTLNNQKVIVGDLSIDMDKSQVTKQGTEINLTPREYQILKRLAQNPGEIVLKKELIQAIWGTNMEANTNTVEVYINFLRNKIDKPYSTQTIKTKVGYGYYLDAQ; via the coding sequence ATGGACATTTTAATTATCGAAGACGATCCCATATTAAACTCTAATATTTCAGAAGCTCTCAAGGCAGAAGGATTCCTTACCTATCAGTTTTACGACGGGCTATTGGCAGAGAAAAGCCTTCGGCAACGTGTTTATGACTGTATTATATTGGATATAAGTTTACCAGGCAAAAACGGTTTCGATTTATGTAAGGAATTCAGAACTTTCAATACCTCCTCACCCGTTATCATCTTAACGGCCTTTTCTGAGTTAGAGGATAAAATAAAAGGATATGAAGCCGGAGCGGATGACTACCTGGGAAAACCATTCTTTATGCGTGAGCTTGTATTACGTGTGAATTCTCTACTGAAAAGAGCCGGTTCCAAGACATTGAATAATCAAAAGGTGATTGTCGGTGACCTTTCTATTGACATGGATAAAAGCCAGGTGACTAAGCAGGGTACTGAAATAAACCTTACCCCGAGAGAATACCAAATCCTTAAAAGACTAGCCCAGAATCCAGGTGAAATAGTGCTGAAAAAAGAACTTATTCAGGCAATCTGGGGAACCAATATGGAAGCTAACACCAATACTGTTGAGGTCTATATCAATTTTCTCCGTAACAAAATTGACAAGCCTTACAGTACCCAGACTATCAAAACAAAAGTGGGATATGGCTATTATCTCGATGCGCAATGA
- a CDS encoding HAMP domain-containing sensor histidine kinase, with translation MRIRKRILIYFVSAVTVLAALSLTTVFVLFSEYREEEFQQRQRAKIILTINLISQYKEQSENLSKTMDELSINDFFDEKLLIYDGQKSLIFSSIDDLSINDPEAILNSLSPETIWLETKEDDYDVIGTYYEKDGNSFYGISKAYDEYGISKLEFLKNTLGIIFLGILVTVVLISYFLAQKLARPITQLSEDIKHFNFNASQNQLLKLPPSGLVEIDQLYQSFNILLKRTNESMAFQKHAVQHISHELKTPISILVSELERLKENVNDDLLADQLAQLANKAKFLGEIIHSLLQISKVEAGQELDVSEVRIDELLFELVEDFRMIAPEFTFDFQLDFPGEELNEDRLKVMANPVLLKQAFQNLLSNCLAYSNNETASIQISCDSEKELSISFSNPGESLSSQEQGLLFDHFFRGKNSQGKVGFGLGLVLTKKIIKLSGGYIQYLTQYPLENTFIVRMSLR, from the coding sequence ATGAGAATAAGAAAGCGGATACTGATCTACTTTGTAAGTGCTGTGACAGTATTGGCCGCCCTGTCACTCACCACTGTTTTTGTACTATTCTCAGAATATAGGGAAGAGGAATTTCAGCAAAGGCAAAGAGCTAAAATTATCCTTACTATCAATCTCATCTCACAGTACAAAGAACAAAGTGAGAATTTGTCCAAAACTATGGATGAACTCTCCATCAATGATTTCTTTGATGAGAAGCTCCTGATTTATGACGGACAAAAATCACTGATTTTCTCCAGTATAGATGATCTCTCCATCAATGATCCAGAAGCTATCCTCAACTCACTTTCCCCAGAAACTATATGGTTAGAAACGAAAGAAGATGATTATGATGTCATAGGTACCTATTATGAAAAAGACGGTAACAGCTTCTATGGTATCTCCAAAGCCTATGATGAGTATGGTATAAGCAAACTGGAATTTCTCAAAAACACATTGGGAATTATCTTCTTGGGTATTTTGGTCACCGTGGTGCTGATATCTTATTTTCTCGCCCAGAAACTGGCCAGACCAATTACTCAGCTTTCCGAAGACATCAAGCATTTCAACTTCAACGCCAGCCAAAACCAATTACTCAAGCTTCCTCCCTCCGGCCTAGTCGAAATAGACCAGCTATACCAGAGCTTCAACATCCTGCTGAAAAGGACGAATGAATCAATGGCTTTCCAGAAACACGCAGTGCAACACATTTCACACGAACTAAAAACCCCCATTTCTATTTTGGTGTCGGAGCTGGAACGCCTCAAAGAAAACGTCAATGATGATCTTCTGGCAGATCAGCTCGCCCAGTTAGCGAACAAAGCAAAATTTCTCGGAGAAATCATTCATAGCCTGCTGCAGATTTCCAAGGTCGAAGCAGGTCAGGAGTTGGATGTAAGTGAAGTTCGCATAGATGAGTTATTATTTGAGCTCGTGGAGGATTTTCGGATGATTGCCCCAGAATTCACCTTCGATTTTCAGTTGGATTTCCCTGGTGAAGAACTTAATGAAGATCGGCTTAAAGTGATGGCGAACCCGGTACTACTCAAACAGGCATTTCAAAACCTATTGTCAAATTGTCTGGCTTACAGTAATAATGAAACCGCTTCAATACAGATAAGCTGTGACAGTGAAAAGGAGCTATCTATTTCATTTTCCAACCCTGGTGAGAGCCTATCCTCTCAGGAGCAGGGCCTGTTATTCGACCATTTTTTTAGAGGGAAAAATAGTCAGGGAAAAGTGGGTTTTGGATTAGGCTTGGTACTGACAAAAAAAATAATCAAACTCTCCGGCGGTTACATTCAATATCTGACTCAGTATCCCCTCGAAAACACCTTCATAGTCAGGATGTCCTTAAGGTAA